A single Pseudomonas putida DNA region contains:
- a CDS encoding putative bifunctional diguanylate cyclase/phosphodiesterase yields the protein MSLVASPDIMYRLLIQSVVDYAIYLLTPDGFVANWNPGAQRAKGYRAEEIVGQHYSLFYSETERAAGLPEQNLEQARSTGRFEEIGARLRKDGTAFHAHVVIEAVRDDHGQLVGFAKVTRDISERRQQELELLQAKELAEQYSQEMANLSQFLDSVIANIPASVIVQDLESQRILLANQQAERLFGGRGKPMIGHTPGECLAPAAAQYLETQLSRGARSSKGFAAETRVDTACGPRTLRSRALLSQQCEGQADYVLFVAEDATEELAAHAQIHHMAHHDALTGLPNRTLFHERLKQALVRDHEGEKLTAALCLDLDNFKNINDSLGHAFGDKLLRALGKRLRRELREHDTLARLGGDEFAVVLTHLDSREAACNTARRLIEAICPPFQIEGHQFSVGVSIGIAIAPDDNDQAEQLLGYADMALYEAKRNGRNRYECFHLELDVAARQRRLVETDLRTALHLGQLHLHYQPVVDQLTNSVTGYEALLRWEHPTRGMVMPMDFIPIAEETGLIHELGTRALNLACQEAASWGTEQTVSVNLSPVQFKNANLVHIVTLALADSGLAPQRLELEITESVLLGNSEENVRTLRALKDLGVSISLDDFGTGYSSLGYLRSFPFDRIKIDKSFVHDMCDSREAMSIIRAITELSNSLMIKTTAEGVESEEQMRRLRAEGCSHFQGYLYGRPAPASERLKQVCV from the coding sequence ATGTCGCTAGTCGCAAGCCCCGACATCATGTACCGGCTGTTGATCCAGAGCGTGGTGGACTATGCCATCTACCTGCTCACCCCCGACGGTTTTGTCGCCAACTGGAACCCCGGCGCCCAGCGGGCCAAGGGCTATCGCGCCGAGGAAATCGTCGGCCAGCATTACTCGCTGTTCTACAGCGAGACCGAGCGTGCCGCCGGCTTGCCCGAACAGAACCTGGAACAGGCTCGCAGCACCGGCCGTTTCGAAGAGATCGGTGCCCGCCTGCGCAAGGACGGCACGGCCTTCCACGCCCATGTGGTGATCGAGGCGGTACGTGACGACCACGGCCAGCTGGTCGGCTTCGCCAAGGTCACCCGCGACATTTCCGAGCGCCGCCAGCAGGAGCTTGAGCTTTTGCAGGCCAAGGAACTGGCCGAGCAGTACAGCCAGGAAATGGCCAACCTGTCGCAGTTCCTCGACTCGGTGATCGCCAACATCCCCGCCAGCGTCATCGTTCAGGACCTGGAAAGCCAGCGCATCCTGCTCGCCAACCAGCAGGCCGAGCGCCTGTTCGGTGGCCGTGGCAAGCCAATGATCGGCCACACGCCCGGGGAGTGTCTGGCACCTGCTGCGGCGCAATACCTGGAGACCCAGCTCAGCCGTGGCGCGCGCAGCAGCAAGGGCTTTGCCGCCGAAACCCGTGTCGATACCGCCTGTGGCCCGCGCACCTTGCGCAGCCGCGCATTGCTCAGCCAGCAGTGCGAGGGCCAGGCGGATTACGTGCTGTTCGTGGCCGAAGACGCCACCGAAGAACTGGCCGCCCATGCGCAGATCCACCACATGGCCCACCATGACGCGCTCACCGGGCTGCCCAACCGCACCTTGTTCCACGAGCGCCTCAAGCAGGCCCTGGTGCGCGACCACGAAGGTGAAAAGCTCACCGCCGCGCTGTGCCTGGACCTGGACAACTTCAAGAACATCAACGACTCCCTCGGCCACGCCTTTGGTGACAAGCTGCTGCGCGCGCTCGGCAAGCGCCTGCGCCGCGAGTTGCGCGAGCACGACACCCTGGCCCGGCTGGGCGGTGACGAATTCGCCGTGGTGCTGACTCACCTGGACAGCCGCGAAGCAGCCTGCAATACCGCCAGACGCCTGATCGAGGCAATCTGCCCGCCATTCCAGATTGAGGGCCACCAGTTCTCGGTGGGTGTGAGCATCGGTATCGCCATCGCCCCCGACGACAACGACCAGGCCGAGCAACTGCTCGGTTACGCCGACATGGCCTTGTACGAGGCCAAGCGCAACGGCCGCAACCGCTATGAGTGCTTCCACCTCGAACTGGATGTCGCCGCCCGCCAGCGCCGCCTGGTGGAAACAGACCTGCGCACCGCCCTGCACCTGGGGCAATTGCACCTGCACTACCAGCCGGTGGTGGATCAGCTGACCAACAGCGTGACCGGCTACGAAGCGCTATTGCGCTGGGAGCACCCGACCCGGGGCATGGTCATGCCCATGGACTTCATACCCATCGCCGAGGAAACCGGGCTGATCCACGAGCTCGGCACCCGCGCGTTGAACCTGGCGTGCCAGGAGGCGGCCAGCTGGGGTACCGAGCAGACCGTATCGGTAAACCTGTCGCCGGTGCAGTTCAAGAACGCCAACCTGGTCCACATCGTGACCCTGGCCCTGGCCGACTCTGGGCTGGCGCCGCAGCGCCTGGAGCTGGAGATCACCGAGTCGGTGCTGCTGGGCAACAGCGAAGAGAACGTGCGCACCTTGCGCGCCCTGAAAGACCTGGGTGTGTCGATTTCGCTGGATGACTTTGGCACTGGCTACTCGTCGCTGGGGTACCTGCGTTCGTTCCCGTTCGACCGCATCAAGATCGACAAGTCGTTCGTGCATGACATGTGCGACAGCCGCGAAGCGATGTCGATCATCCGCGCAATTACCGAGCTGTCCAACAGCCTGATGATCAAGACCACGGCAGAAGGGGTGGAGTCGGAGGAGCAGATGCGGCGGCTGCGGGCGGAAGGGTGCTCGCATTTCCAGGGCTACCTGTATGGGCGGCCAGCGCCGGCCAGTGAGCGGTTGAAGCAGGTTTGTGTGTAA
- a CDS encoding DMT family transporter has product MSSSTPLSGVNQPLRGIALVVVATLLFASHDALSKFLGGLYPIVMVVWARYVVHTLLMAGIFLPKAGLNVLRTRRPVLQTLRALSLLSTSLLFTTGLQYLPLAEATSVNFLAPVLVTALSAPLLKERVTAGQWVAVVLGFIGVLVVVHPGGAMFTPAILYPFGSALGFCFYQLLTRILAAYDSPTTSNFYAGLCNTLVMSALVPFFWEVPRWDHGLLMLALGGFGMSAHLLLTQAFRHAAPALLAPFSYCQIVFAGLLGLLIYRQVPDSASLLGIAIICLSGLGAAWMQRKK; this is encoded by the coding sequence ATGAGTTCCAGCACCCCGCTGTCCGGAGTCAACCAACCCCTGCGCGGCATCGCCCTGGTGGTGGTGGCGACGCTGCTGTTCGCCAGCCACGATGCCTTGTCCAAGTTCCTCGGTGGGCTGTACCCGATCGTCATGGTGGTGTGGGCTCGCTATGTGGTGCACACGTTGCTGATGGCCGGCATTTTCCTGCCCAAGGCCGGCCTGAATGTACTGCGTACGCGGCGCCCGGTGTTGCAGACCTTGCGCGCGCTGAGCCTGCTGAGCACCAGCCTGCTGTTCACCACCGGCCTGCAATACCTGCCGCTGGCCGAAGCGACCTCGGTCAACTTCCTTGCGCCAGTGCTGGTGACCGCGTTGTCGGCGCCCTTGCTCAAGGAGCGGGTGACAGCAGGGCAGTGGGTGGCGGTGGTGCTGGGCTTTATCGGTGTGCTGGTGGTGGTGCACCCCGGTGGCGCGATGTTCACGCCGGCCATCCTGTACCCGTTCGGTTCGGCGCTGGGCTTCTGCTTTTACCAGCTGCTCACGCGCATCCTGGCGGCTTACGACAGCCCGACTACCAGCAACTTCTACGCCGGGTTGTGCAACACCTTGGTGATGAGTGCGCTGGTGCCGTTCTTCTGGGAAGTGCCGCGCTGGGACCATGGGTTGCTGATGCTGGCCCTGGGTGGTTTCGGCATGAGTGCGCATCTGCTGCTGACCCAGGCCTTCCGCCATGCCGCACCTGCGTTGCTGGCACCGTTCAGTTACTGCCAGATCGTGTTTGCCGGGTTGCTGGGGTTGCTGATCTATCGCCAGGTGCCCGACAGCGCGAGCCTGCTGGGGATTGCGATCATCTGCCTGAGTGGTCTTGGGGCTGCCTGGATGCAGCGCAAGAAGTGA
- a CDS encoding NAD(P)-dependent oxidoreductase — protein sequence MSEHIVLLDDEGLAPSTRLKRPDCEHTWQQFAYTHPEQMLEHLKDATIAFTCSVPLREEHLRQLPKLKMISLALTGRDIVDVDYCNAHGIEVASVPGYAANTVAEHSLAMILELFRRPAAFTRLMRQVHAGEAEYKNIYFDHRIRDVRGKQLAIIGSGPIAVRLAELARALGMQVLFEDRAGKRRGADCRPLAELLRSCDVLSINCPLTPETYNLIDADRLALMKPDAVVVNTGRGGVVNEAALIAALQNGRLGGVALDVVEVEPLHPSNPLFQLIGRDDFLLNPHIAWSSEDAMQQLMDSAVDNISDFVARHNASKRIRSA from the coding sequence ATGAGCGAACATATCGTCCTGCTCGACGACGAGGGACTGGCGCCCTCCACCCGGCTCAAGCGCCCGGACTGCGAGCACACTTGGCAGCAGTTTGCCTACACCCACCCTGAGCAGATGCTGGAGCACCTGAAGGATGCCACCATCGCCTTCACCTGCAGCGTGCCGCTGCGTGAGGAGCACCTGCGCCAGCTGCCCAAGCTGAAAATGATCTCGCTGGCCCTGACCGGCCGCGACATCGTCGATGTCGACTACTGCAACGCCCACGGCATCGAAGTGGCCAGCGTGCCGGGCTACGCCGCCAACACCGTGGCCGAGCACAGCCTGGCGATGATCCTCGAACTGTTCCGCCGCCCGGCCGCCTTCACCCGGCTGATGCGCCAGGTACATGCCGGTGAGGCCGAGTACAAGAACATCTACTTCGACCACCGCATCCGCGATGTGCGTGGCAAGCAACTGGCGATCATCGGCAGCGGCCCGATTGCCGTGCGCCTGGCCGAGCTGGCGCGCGCCTTGGGCATGCAGGTGCTGTTCGAGGACCGTGCGGGCAAGCGCCGTGGTGCCGACTGCCGGCCTTTGGCCGAACTGCTGCGCAGCTGCGACGTGCTGTCGATCAACTGCCCGCTGACGCCCGAAACCTACAACCTGATCGATGCTGACCGCCTGGCACTGATGAAGCCGGATGCCGTGGTGGTCAATACCGGCCGTGGTGGTGTGGTCAATGAGGCGGCATTGATCGCTGCGCTGCAAAACGGCCGCCTGGGCGGCGTGGCCCTGGATGTGGTGGAGGTCGAACCGCTGCACCCAAGCAACCCACTGTTCCAGCTGATCGGCCGTGACGACTTCCTGCTCAACCCGCACATCGCCTGGAGCAGCGAAGACGCCATGCAGCAGCTGATGGACAGCGCCGTGGACAACATCAGCGACTTCGTCGCCCGCCATAACGCCAGCAAAAGGATCCGTAGCGCATGA
- a CDS encoding aldo/keto reductase, producing the protein MQRLTTRNGLDLPCIGLGTWPMTGDACTRAVHQALELGYRHIDTATAYDNEAAVGQALRDSSVPREQIHLTTKVWWDRLEPKAMRQSLEDSLRALGTEQVDLFHIHWPGKDWDLARSIETLVALRDEGKARSIGVANFPLGLLRRVIEDLGAPLSAIQVEYHVLLSQQPLLDYARQHDLLLTAYTPLARGRAAEQAVIREIARKHGVLPSQVALKWLLDQDGVAVIPKASSRENQLANLAALEVRLDEADRALIAGLPKDQRVVSPDFAPDWNS; encoded by the coding sequence ATGCAACGGCTCACCACCCGCAACGGCCTTGACCTGCCCTGCATCGGCCTGGGCACCTGGCCGATGACCGGCGACGCGTGTACCCGCGCGGTGCACCAGGCGCTGGAGCTGGGCTATCGGCACATCGACACCGCCACCGCCTACGACAACGAGGCCGCCGTCGGCCAGGCGCTGCGCGACAGCAGCGTGCCGCGCGAGCAGATCCACCTGACCACCAAGGTCTGGTGGGACCGCCTGGAGCCCAAGGCCATGCGCCAGTCGCTGGAAGACAGCCTGCGTGCGCTGGGCACCGAGCAAGTCGACCTGTTCCACATCCACTGGCCCGGCAAGGACTGGGACCTGGCCCGCAGTATCGAAACCCTGGTGGCCCTGCGCGACGAGGGCAAAGCGCGCAGCATCGGTGTTGCAAACTTCCCGCTCGGCCTGCTGCGCCGGGTGATCGAGGATCTGGGCGCGCCGCTGTCGGCGATCCAGGTCGAGTACCACGTGCTGCTCAGCCAGCAACCGCTGCTCGACTACGCCCGCCAGCATGACCTGCTGCTGACCGCCTACACCCCGCTGGCCCGCGGCCGTGCGGCGGAGCAGGCGGTGATCCGCGAGATCGCGCGCAAGCATGGCGTGCTGCCGAGCCAGGTGGCGTTGAAGTGGCTGCTGGACCAGGATGGGGTGGCGGTGATTCCCAAGGCCAGCAGCCGGGAAAACCAGCTGGCCAACCTGGCAGCGCTGGAGGTGCGGCTGGATGAGGCGGACCGGGCACTGATTGCCGGGTTGCCGAAGGATCAGCGGGTGGTCAGCCCGGACTTTGCGCCTGACTGGAATAGCTGA
- a CDS encoding GlxA family transcriptional regulator, whose translation MVAQLQEQQSQTPEPTAQIKPELRVGFVLMNQFTLVPVAGLVDSLRFAADKSFRSQQVYCQWDWMTLDDQPITASCGMPISPTKSLNLFAQYDYVVLAGGLLGETRNPPGWLLDALRDVHAANIPIIALCSGSFVLGKAGLLDGRRCAVHFTLRDEFRERFPLSTMVIDKSYVDDRGIITCPGGTAIDLAANLIRRHCGAVRAQKGLEYLLVDERAEEASDKAASDSVYQNDRVQRAIAFMRANLDASMTLKAVAEAVGTHPRQLHREFVANTQEPPANYWRKLRLDHARRLLVNTSQNITTIALTCGFSDASHFILWFRKQYGETPYSFRKRRHEVERFDWHGDKVGLDPDL comes from the coding sequence ATGGTTGCGCAACTACAAGAACAACAATCACAAACCCCCGAGCCCACCGCGCAGATCAAGCCAGAGCTGCGTGTCGGTTTCGTGCTGATGAACCAGTTCACCCTGGTGCCGGTGGCCGGCCTGGTCGACTCGTTGCGCTTTGCCGCCGACAAGTCGTTCCGCAGCCAGCAGGTTTACTGCCAGTGGGACTGGATGACCCTCGACGACCAACCGATCACCGCCAGCTGCGGCATGCCGATTTCGCCGACCAAGTCGCTGAACCTGTTCGCCCAGTACGATTACGTGGTGCTGGCGGGCGGCCTGCTTGGCGAAACGCGCAATCCGCCGGGCTGGCTGCTCGACGCCTTGCGCGACGTGCATGCCGCCAACATCCCGATCATCGCCCTGTGTTCCGGCTCGTTCGTGCTCGGCAAGGCCGGCCTGCTCGATGGCCGCCGTTGCGCGGTGCATTTCACCTTGCGCGACGAGTTCCGCGAGCGCTTCCCGCTGTCGACCATGGTCATCGACAAGAGCTACGTCGATGACCGCGGCATCATCACCTGCCCGGGTGGCACCGCCATCGACCTTGCCGCCAACCTGATCCGCCGCCACTGTGGCGCGGTGCGGGCGCAGAAGGGCCTGGAGTATCTGCTGGTGGATGAGCGGGCGGAGGAGGCGAGCGACAAGGCTGCCAGCGACAGCGTGTACCAGAACGACCGGGTGCAGCGGGCGATTGCCTTCATGCGCGCCAACCTGGATGCGTCGATGACGCTCAAGGCCGTGGCCGAGGCGGTGGGCACCCACCCGCGGCAGTTGCACCGCGAGTTCGTCGCCAACACCCAGGAGCCGCCCGCCAACTACTGGCGCAAGTTGCGCCTGGACCATGCACGGCGCCTGCTGGTGAACACCAGCCAGAACATCACCACCATCGCCCTGACCTGCGGGTTTTCCGATGCGTCGCATTTCATTCTGTGGTTCCGCAAGCAGTATGGTGAAACACCTTACAGCTTCCGCAAGCGCCGGCATGAAGTGGAGCGCTTCGACTGGCATGGCGACAAAGTAGGCCTGGACCCGGATCTGTAA
- a CDS encoding IS110 family transposase translates to MSSSVGIDVSSATLAVHIRPEGVNFSVSNDLKGFQLLVEKLGGYAVSMVLLEATGGYECNVLKALQDADFPVCRINPSRARDFAKSMGKRAKTDPIDAAVLAHLAEVMPPRPCQVMTPERALLRELLMQRDRFVQQRDDDKRRLKQARAISVCLRLEQHIAYLKGEIRALEQEIAQQAAALPDDRVKQLTQVKGIGLITAGKLMALLPELGQVDKKEIAALVGVAPFNQDSGKQSGKRSIWGGRSQVRRALYMACWVVIRHNKDFSERYNALRAQGKCAKVAVVACMRVLIVRLNAMLKTGTPWQEQVVHS, encoded by the coding sequence ATGTCTTCCTCTGTCGGCATCGATGTTTCCAGTGCCACACTTGCCGTTCACATCCGCCCTGAGGGTGTGAACTTCAGTGTTTCCAATGACTTGAAAGGATTTCAACTGCTCGTCGAAAAGCTTGGCGGGTATGCAGTTTCAATGGTTTTGCTCGAAGCTACCGGTGGTTACGAGTGCAATGTCCTCAAAGCGCTGCAGGATGCCGACTTTCCGGTTTGCCGGATCAATCCCAGTCGTGCCCGGGACTTTGCCAAGTCGATGGGTAAACGCGCCAAGACCGATCCCATTGACGCCGCTGTTTTGGCTCACCTGGCTGAAGTGATGCCCCCACGGCCTTGCCAGGTGATGACACCTGAGCGAGCTTTGCTGCGCGAACTGCTTATGCAGCGGGATCGCTTCGTCCAACAGCGCGACGATGACAAGCGGCGTCTGAAGCAGGCGCGGGCTATCAGTGTTTGTTTGCGGTTGGAACAACACATTGCCTATCTGAAGGGTGAAATTCGAGCGCTGGAACAGGAGATCGCACAGCAGGCAGCAGCTTTGCCTGATGATCGTGTCAAACAGCTCACGCAAGTCAAAGGAATTGGTCTGATTACTGCCGGAAAGCTGATGGCCTTGCTGCCAGAGCTGGGCCAGGTGGATAAGAAGGAAATTGCCGCCTTGGTCGGTGTTGCGCCATTCAATCAGGACAGCGGCAAGCAGTCGGGCAAGCGTTCAATCTGGGGTGGGCGCTCACAAGTCAGGCGGGCGCTCTATATGGCCTGTTGGGTGGTGATCCGGCATAACAAAGACTTCAGCGAGCGTTACAACGCGCTGCGAGCGCAGGGGAAATGCGCGAAGGTAGCAGTGGTGGCGTGCATGCGGGTATTGATAGTGCGGCTGAACGCGATGCTCAAGACTGGAACGCCCTGGCAGGAACAGGTAGTTCACTCATAG
- a CDS encoding NAD(P)/FAD-dependent oxidoreductase: MYRGFWYAQALDLDSDLAPALQDSIQADVCIVGGGFLGLWSAIRLKQAHPQMSIVIVERDRCGSGASGRNGGIATNWWGKYLSVRTICGDVEARRICEAAESAIDEIGSFCQEHGIDAQYRKDGWLWTATNQRQMNSWRVLTDGLQKLDVNPFQEMDRESIRGRVGSPLVLGGIFDPNAATVQPAMLARGLRRVALKLGVKIFEKSPFTHLVRGKHPVVHTAKGHVKANHVVLALNAWGAQFPELRRMIAIMSSDMVATAPVKAKLDAIGFSRGECMTDSRTVLNYWRNTPDGRVVFGKPLGQFAYAGRIGNLYEKPSPAADKVAAELRRLYPQLEDVPVVSSWTGPIDRAMKGLPNFGYLDQHQTVSYGIGFSGNGVATTVFASRIIKSLATHANDEWANCGLVNQKMKLLPPEPFRFFGAHMVRDALVRKESLEDHDQDAGFVTRQLVSMAPAGYVPAQKK; encoded by the coding sequence ATGTACCGCGGATTCTGGTATGCCCAGGCACTCGACCTGGACAGCGACCTGGCCCCTGCCCTGCAGGATTCGATTCAAGCCGACGTGTGTATCGTCGGCGGCGGCTTCCTTGGCCTGTGGTCGGCCATCCGCCTGAAGCAGGCACACCCACAGATGTCCATCGTCATCGTCGAACGCGACCGCTGCGGCTCTGGCGCCAGCGGGCGCAACGGCGGCATCGCCACCAACTGGTGGGGCAAGTACCTGTCGGTGCGCACCATCTGCGGCGACGTCGAGGCGCGGCGCATCTGCGAGGCGGCAGAATCGGCGATCGACGAGATCGGCAGCTTCTGCCAGGAACACGGCATCGATGCCCAGTACCGCAAGGACGGCTGGCTGTGGACCGCGACCAACCAGCGGCAGATGAATTCCTGGCGGGTGCTCACCGACGGCCTGCAGAAACTCGACGTCAACCCGTTCCAGGAAATGGACCGCGAAAGCATCCGCGGCCGCGTCGGCTCGCCGCTGGTGCTGGGCGGCATCTTCGACCCTAACGCCGCCACCGTGCAGCCGGCCATGCTCGCCCGTGGCCTGCGCCGGGTGGCGTTGAAGCTGGGGGTGAAGATCTTCGAGAAATCGCCATTCACCCACCTGGTCCGCGGCAAGCACCCGGTGGTGCACACTGCCAAAGGCCATGTGAAGGCCAACCATGTGGTGCTGGCGCTCAACGCCTGGGGTGCGCAGTTCCCCGAGCTGCGCCGGATGATCGCGATCATGTCCAGCGACATGGTGGCCACCGCACCGGTCAAGGCCAAGCTCGACGCCATCGGCTTCAGCCGTGGCGAATGCATGACCGACTCGCGCACCGTGCTCAACTACTGGCGCAACACCCCGGATGGCCGTGTGGTATTCGGCAAGCCGCTGGGCCAGTTCGCCTATGCCGGGCGCATCGGCAACCTGTATGAAAAACCCTCGCCGGCCGCCGACAAGGTCGCCGCCGAACTGCGCCGCCTGTACCCGCAGCTGGAAGATGTGCCAGTGGTGAGCAGCTGGACCGGCCCGATCGACCGGGCCATGAAAGGCCTGCCCAACTTCGGCTACCTCGACCAGCACCAGACGGTGAGCTACGGCATCGGTTTCTCGGGCAATGGCGTGGCCACCACCGTGTTCGCCAGCCGCATCATCAAGTCGCTGGCTACCCATGCCAATGACGAGTGGGCCAACTGCGGCCTGGTCAATCAGAAGATGAAGCTGCTGCCGCCAGAGCCATTCCGCTTCTTCGGCGCGCACATGGTGCGTGATGCCCTGGTACGCAAGGAATCGCTGGAAGACCACGACCAGGACGCCGGTTTCGTCACCCGCCAACTGGTCAGCATGGCCCCGGCCGGCTATGTGCCGGCGCAGAAAAAATAA
- a CDS encoding RidA family protein: MIERINPGPRASQMVLVDGRIETSGLVALQAGDIAAQTRCVLAQLEQWLAQIGAGKQNLTRMQIWLADMGEFAAMNEVYDAWVGSQPPVRACVGAALATPEYRIEIQAFGQL; the protein is encoded by the coding sequence ATGATCGAACGGATCAACCCAGGCCCACGGGCCAGCCAGATGGTGCTGGTGGATGGGCGCATCGAGACCTCGGGGCTGGTAGCCCTGCAAGCCGGTGATATCGCCGCGCAGACCCGCTGCGTGCTGGCCCAGCTGGAGCAGTGGCTGGCACAGATCGGGGCTGGCAAGCAGAACCTCACGCGCATGCAGATCTGGCTGGCCGACATGGGCGAGTTTGCGGCGATGAACGAGGTGTATGACGCCTGGGTCGGGAGCCAGCCGCCGGTGCGGGCTTGTGTGGGGGCCGCGTTGGCGACGCCTGAATACCGGATCGAGATTCAGGCGTTCGGGCAGCTTTAG
- a CDS encoding aldehyde dehydrogenase family protein, producing the protein MTLVTKSSYVDGAFVALDSGSDRLENRNPSNPDEVIERFVRADQALTEQALTAARRAAPGWARSNPQQRADALDFIGSEILARRQELATLLAREEGKIVREALGEVDRAGRSFKFYAQEALRAEGEKYQSVRQDVGIDVFSQPLGVVGIIAPWNFPIAIPAWKIAPALCFGNCVVFKPAELVPSSAWALAEIISRAGLPAGVFNMLIGPGRSVGDTIIRSPLVDGISFTGSENTGRQIARLAAEGMKKVQLEMGGKNPLIVLDDADLEQAVEVALNGSFFSTGQRCTASSRVIVTEGIHDAFVARLAERTRALKVGDALQASTDIGPVVDGRQLEQNLAYVASGREQGAKLVCGGEQVENAAGAYLFTPALFTEVTADMRIYREEIFGPVLSVLKVRDYDEAFAAAEDTAFGLSAGIVTTSLRHAEHFKRNSSAGMVMVNLPTAGVDYHVPFGGNGASSLGSREQGTHARQFFTRVKTTYQLA; encoded by the coding sequence ATGACCCTGGTTACCAAGAGCAGTTACGTCGATGGCGCCTTCGTCGCGCTGGACAGCGGCAGCGACAGGCTGGAAAACCGCAACCCGTCCAACCCTGACGAAGTGATCGAGCGCTTCGTGCGCGCCGATCAGGCGCTGACCGAACAGGCCCTGACCGCCGCCCGCCGTGCCGCACCCGGCTGGGCGCGCAGCAACCCGCAGCAACGCGCTGACGCGCTGGACTTCATCGGTAGCGAGATCCTCGCCCGCCGCCAGGAGCTGGCCACCCTGCTGGCCCGCGAGGAAGGCAAGATCGTCCGCGAGGCGCTCGGTGAAGTGGACCGCGCCGGGCGCTCGTTCAAGTTCTACGCCCAGGAGGCACTGCGCGCCGAGGGCGAGAAGTACCAGTCGGTGCGCCAGGACGTGGGCATCGACGTGTTCAGCCAGCCATTGGGCGTGGTCGGCATCATTGCCCCGTGGAACTTCCCGATCGCCATCCCGGCCTGGAAGATTGCCCCGGCGCTGTGCTTCGGCAATTGCGTGGTGTTCAAGCCCGCCGAGCTGGTGCCCTCCTCGGCCTGGGCACTGGCCGAGATCATCTCCCGCGCCGGCCTGCCGGCAGGTGTGTTCAACATGCTGATCGGGCCGGGGCGCAGTGTTGGCGACACGATCATCCGCTCGCCGCTGGTCGATGGCATCAGCTTCACCGGCTCGGAAAACACCGGCCGGCAGATCGCCCGGCTGGCGGCCGAGGGCATGAAGAAAGTGCAGCTGGAAATGGGCGGCAAGAACCCGCTGATCGTGCTCGACGATGCCGACCTGGAGCAGGCGGTGGAAGTGGCGCTGAACGGTTCGTTCTTCAGCACCGGGCAACGCTGTACGGCGAGTTCGCGGGTGATCGTCACCGAGGGCATCCACGATGCCTTCGTCGCACGCCTGGCCGAGCGTACCCGTGCGCTGAAGGTGGGCGATGCGTTGCAGGCCAGCACCGACATCGGCCCGGTGGTCGATGGCCGGCAGCTGGAACAGAACCTGGCGTACGTGGCCAGCGGCCGTGAACAAGGGGCGAAACTGGTGTGTGGTGGCGAGCAGGTGGAAAACGCGGCGGGGGCGTATCTGTTCACCCCGGCGCTGTTTACCGAGGTGACAGCGGACATGCGCATCTACCGCGAAGAGATCTTCGGGCCGGTACTGAGCGTGCTGAAGGTGCGTGACTACGACGAAGCCTTTGCCGCCGCCGAGGACACTGCGTTTGGTTTGTCGGCCGGGATCGTCACCACCTCGCTGCGCCATGCCGAACACTTCAAGCGCAACAGTTCGGCCGGCATGGTGATGGTCAACCTGCCGACGGCGGGGGTGGATTACCACGTGCCGTTTGGTGGCAATGGTGCATCGAGCCTGGGGTCGCGGGAGCAAGGGACCCATGCGCGGCAGTTCTTTACCCGGGTGAAGACCACCTACCAGTTGGCCTGA
- a CDS encoding GNAT family N-acetyltransferase, with amino-acid sequence MLPIELLPTTPDQAELIRNLYQFYAYESSDWEQEDVEVDGRFYIHEEHLQRYWQSPGWSASLVLVDGFIAGFVLVERSELPGIEALELADLFILKRYRRQGIGRAVANQFLASPGDWLLRCYALDPIAVAFCKAVVADLHRPVQQIFPDDGPDLLTYQVTSVLH; translated from the coding sequence ATGCTGCCCATCGAACTGTTGCCCACCACCCCCGACCAGGCCGAACTGATCCGCAACCTCTATCAGTTCTACGCCTATGAGTCCTCCGACTGGGAGCAGGAAGACGTCGAGGTGGACGGCCGCTTCTACATCCACGAAGAACACCTGCAGCGCTACTGGCAGTCCCCAGGCTGGAGCGCCAGCCTGGTGCTGGTGGATGGTTTCATCGCCGGCTTCGTGCTGGTCGAGCGCAGCGAACTGCCCGGCATCGAAGCGCTGGAACTGGCCGACCTGTTCATCCTCAAGCGCTACCGGCGCCAAGGCATTGGCCGCGCCGTGGCCAACCAGTTCCTCGCCAGCCCAGGTGACTGGCTGCTGCGCTGCTATGCCCTGGACCCGATCGCAGTGGCGTTCTGCAAGGCTGTGGTGGCCGACCTGCACCGGCCGGTGCAACAGATCTTCCCCGACGATGGGCCGGACCTGCTGACCTACCAGGTGACTTCCGTCCTCCACTGA